A single genomic interval of Orcinus orca chromosome 19, mOrcOrc1.1, whole genome shotgun sequence harbors:
- the LOC101272329 gene encoding neuferricin — translation MLSLGRRGLWLGLATAAAAAMAARLMGWWSPRADFRLFIPEELARYRGRPGDPGLYLALLGRVYDVSSGRRHYEPGAHYSGFAGRDASRAFVTGDYSEGGLVDDVSDLSFSEMLTLQSWLSFYEKNYEFIGRVTGRFYGEDGLPTPELTQAEAMITKGLEANKQELKEKQKFPPCNAEWSSTRGSRFWCSQRSGGVSRDWIGVPRKLFKPGAKEPHCVCVRTTGPPSDQTPDNPTHRNRGDLDHPNLEEYTGCPPLAITCYVPL, via the exons ATGCTGAGCCTCGGCAGGCGTGGGCTCTGGCTGGGCCTGGCcacggcggcagcggcggcgatGGCCGCACGGCTGATGGGCTGGTGGAGTCCCCGCGCTGACTTTCGCCTTTTCATACCCGAGGAGCTAGCCCGCTATCGCGGCCGCCCTGGGGACCCGGGCCTCTACTTGGCCTTGCTCGGACGCGTCTACGATGTGTCCTCTGGCCGGAGGCACTACGAGCCTGGGGCCCACTATAGCGGCTTCGCAG GCCGAGACGCATCCAGAGCGTTTGTGACCGGGGACTACTCTGAAGGAGGCCTTGTGGATGATGTATCTGACCTGTCATTTTCTGAGATGCTGACACTCCAAAGTTGGCTTTCATTCTATGAGAAGAATTATGAATTCATCG GGAGGGTGACAGGAAGGTTCTACGGAGAGGATGGGCTACCTACTCCAGAACTGACCCAGGCAGAAGCCATGATCACCAAAGGCTTGGAGGCAAATAAACAGGAACTGAAAGAGAAGCAGAAGTTTCCACCATGCAATGCTGAGTGGAGCTCAACCCGGGGCAGCCGGTTCTGGTGCTCCCAGAGGAG tGGAGGTGTGAGCAGAGACTGGATTGGCGTCCCCAGGAAGCTGTTTAAGCCAGGTGCCAAGGAGCCCCACTGCGTGTGTGTGAGAACAACTGGCCCCCCTAGTGACCAGACGCCGGACAACCCTACACACAGAAATCGTGGGGACTTGGACCACCCCAACTTGGAGGAATACACAGGCTGCCCACCCCTAGCCATCACATGCTATGTCCCCCTCTGA